The stretch of DNA CAACGTTTGACTCTTACCCCTGGCCTTAACCAATCTTTAATCTTCACAGTTTTTTAGCTCCCTGATGAACATCTTCTCTGATGTCCCTATGTTCTACAGATACATTATAGTTCTTTTCTGATAGCTTTTCATAAATTGCATTTGCAATGGCAACTGACCTATGTCTTCCACCTGTGCATCCTACAGATATAATAAGCTGTCTCTTTCCTTCTTTCTTATAATTTGGAATTAAAAAGTCTAACATATCTATTGACTTACTTACAAATTCTACTGTTTCTTGTTGCTTTAATACATAATCTTTAACAGGCTCATCATTTCCTGAATATGGTTTTAACTCTGGAATATAGAATGGATTTGGTATAAATCTAACATCAAATACCAAATCTGAATCTACTGGAATACCATATTTAAATCCAAAACTTAATACAGTTACAGAAAGTTGCTTTTCTGGTTGTTCTGCATCTCCATAGTTTTTATTCATTTCTTCTCTTAAATCTCTTATTGCATATTTAGATGTATCTATTATTATATCTGCTCTATCTTTTACTTCTCTTAATTTATTTCTTTCTTCTGTTATCCCAGTAATAACTCTACTTCCTGGTGATAACGGATGACTTCTTCTTGTCTCTTTGAATCTTTTAACTAAAACCTCATCTGATGAATCTAAAAATAATATTTCATATTTAAATTCTTGATCTTTTAAATAATTTAAGCTTTCGAATAAATCATCAAAGAATATTCCACCTCTAATATCTATAACTAGTGCTACTTTATCTATCTTTCCTTGACTTTGAACACATGCTTCTGCAAATTTTGGTATTAATTTTGGTGGAAGGTTATCTACACAGAAATATCCCATATCTTCTAAACTTCTTGTAGCTTCTGTTTTACCTGCTCCTGATAATCCTGTAACTATTATAAATCTCATATGTTGCCCTCCCTTGTTTGTACGTTAGTGTAAAGTTTTTTACACTACTTTTCTTTTTAAATCTTTATATATCAAGGTTTCGCCAGTTTTTTTGTATAAAAAAATAACGACCCCCTAATTTCATGTTAAAATTGAATCTCTAACCAAACAAAATCACACATGAAAGGATGTCGTTATTATGGATTCAATTATAACTTATTTAATTACTTATAATCAATATTTAATTGCCATTATCGGTCAATTACTTTTATTCATCTCAAAACATATTCCACTTAACCAGATGATATTTGATGATTCTAATAGTCCAGAATACCAAAAATTCAAAGTAGATAAGCTACCCACAATTATTAGATTTGAAAAGGTAGACTATATATTACTTTTAGCTTATTACAAACATAAATATAACAAGACCGTAAAACCCGTCCAAAGACGGAACGGGAAGTCTATCCCTAAAAAAACTAAATGTCCTAAGTGTGGTGCACCACATGAATATATATACGATAACAATGGCAGTAAAGGACAGTTTCAATGTAAAGTTTGTGGTCTTACATTTAAAGAAACTA from Clostridium chauvoei encodes:
- the rapZ gene encoding RNase adapter RapZ; this translates as MRFIIVTGLSGAGKTEATRSLEDMGYFCVDNLPPKLIPKFAEACVQSQGKIDKVALVIDIRGGIFFDDLFESLNYLKDQEFKYEILFLDSSDEVLVKRFKETRRSHPLSPGSRVITGITEERNKLREVKDRADIIIDTSKYAIRDLREEMNKNYGDAEQPEKQLSVTVLSFGFKYGIPVDSDLVFDVRFIPNPFYIPELKPYSGNDEPVKDYVLKQQETVEFVSKSIDMLDFLIPNYKKEGKRQLIISVGCTGGRHRSVAIANAIYEKLSEKNYNVSVEHRDIREDVHQGAKKL